TCATGCAAAGCGGCTTCGTCAATAGGTTTTAAAAATACCATGTTGTAATGAGAAAAGCTTATTCCTGCTTCTGAAATTTTATCATATACCGCAATCACATCCATTCCAGATTGACCAATGGATAAAACGGCAACATCTTTCCCCTCAACAAGCTTTTCAGCTTTGCCAATTTTTAATTCTTTAAAAGGCTGTTTCCAATTTTCAGTTTCAGCATTACCTCTTGGATATCGGATTGAGAAAGGTCCTCTGTCTTTTAACTGAGCTGTAAACATTAGATTTCTCAATTGAACTACGTCTATAGGTGCAGAAATAATAAAATTAGGAATAGAATTCAAATATGACAAATCAAAAACGCCATGATGTGTCGCGCCGTCTTCTCCAACAAGTCCTCCGCGGTCTATACCAAAAATAACCGGTAATTTTTGCAATGCAACATCATGAATTATTTGATCGTAAGCGCGTTGTAAAAAAGAAGAATAGATTGTGCAAAAAGGAGTGCGTCCTGATTTTGCGAGTCCTGCAGCGAATGTAACGGCATGTTGTTCGGCAATGCCAACATCAAAAACACGATTTGGAAACTTTGCCTGCATAAAGTTTAAAGAACTTCCACTTATCATTGCAGGAGAAATAGCAAAAATATTCTCATTTTGTTCGGCGAGTTCTGCTAATGTTTTCCCATAAACCACTTGATATTTTGGATGAGAGCAGCCGTTTGTTGCTTCTATAATTTCCCCAGTTTCTGGATTGTATCGTCCTGGAGCATGGAATGTAACTCGGTCGTCTTCTGCAGGCTTATAGCCCTTACCTTTTGATGTAATAATGTGCAAAAGTTTAGGACCATTAATACGTTTTAAATCGTTAAGCACGGAAATTAACTTTTTTAAATTATGTCCATCAACAGGACCGAAGTATCTAACATTAAATGCTTCAAAAAGATTAGATTTTTTAAGCCATGTCCATTTCAGAGCCGTGCTTGTTTTGTTTGCTATTTTTTGTATAAAAGTGCCTTTAAAAATTCTCCAAGCCCTATGCTTTACTCTATTATATGTGTGTGAAGTTGTTATACGCGTTAAATAATTCGTGAAAGAGCCCGTGTTTTCATCAATAGCAATGCCGTTATCATTTAAAATAACCAAAATATTGTTTTTTGAGGCACCAAGATTGTTCATTGCTTCAAAAGCTTCTCCTCCAGTCATACTTCCATCGCCAATTAGGGCTATAAAATTATCATCATTTTTCCCTTCTTTTTGTAAGCCTATGGCTAATCCTAATGCGGCGGAAATACTTGTGCTGCTGTGTCCTGTTCCAAAAACGTCATGCTCACTTTCGGAAATTTTTGGGAAGCCACTTATTCCGCCTTTTTGTCTGATAGAGCTAAAAGCGTCTCGCCTTCCGGTTAAGATTTTATGAATATACGATTGGTGTCCAACATCCCAAACGATTTGGTCTTTTGGAGAATTGAAAATATAATGCAACGCTATTGTTATTTCAACAACACCAAGATTAGCTCCTAAATGACCCGGATTTTGAGCCATATTTTTAATTAAAAAACCTCGAACTTCTTCAGATAATATTTCAAGTTGATTTAAGTTTAATTTCTTTAAATCAGCGGGGGAGTTAATTTTAGATAAATATGTATAATTATTTTCGTCCATTTATTAGTTTGCAAAGTTAAGTAATTTATTAATTTAGATATTAAAAAAAATAAGACTATAATTTATGATAATAAGCATAGGAGTTTATAAAGCGATGTCTTGAACTAGCTGAAGGGTTGCAAAGTACTTAAAGTTGAAAATTGAAATCGAAAGAGTTTTGAGTTGGCTCGCTGTCGCTCGTTGAGCGAAGGTTGTTGAGCGGTAGCGAAACGCCGAAGCGGCGATATAACCACCTGATTATCAGCGCTTTATGCGTCGACGGGCACGATTTTTATAATTATTTGATTATTTGGTTTTTTATGCAAAACAATTATATCAGTAATTTGCAGGTTATCAACACTTTACAAAAAGTGAAGAGAGGTAGAGGTAAGCAAAAAAAATTTTTTATAAATTTGTGTTTGTATTTAAAAAAAGTTGTATATTTGGCATCTTAAATATATTTTGTAAAAAAGTTAAAAAAGATAATTATGATTTGCGAAAACTAATTGGTTGAAAACCAAAAAGAACAGAAATTTTTTACAGATATGTTTAAAAAGTGGAGACCAGAACCCACTTTAAAAAACGGGACGGAAGAAAAAATCCTTATCAGAAGAAAAGACTAATTATTTGTTAATAATGAAAAATAAAAAGGGATTTATTAGGTTACCATTATTAATAATGGGAGTGTTTTTACTTTTTGTAAGTAGTTGTAAGATTTATGATAGAAACGAAAATATAATAAGAGCTGATGGTACAATCATACCAAAGAACAGTTTTATTGATTCTCGTGACAAAAATATTTATAAAACCGTAAAAATTGGTGATCAAGTTTGGATGGCAGAAAACCTAAGATTTTTACCAAGTGTAGTAGGTTCGGGAATAGGGTCGGGGACAAAACCATATTATTATGTTTATGGTTATGACAGTACAGATGTTGAAGCAGCTAAAGCAACAGATTTTTATAAATCATACGGAGTATTATACAACTGGCCTGCAATTATGGATGAAGATATAAATCTCAAAGTTAAGCCCAGAGGCGTGCAAGGAGTATGTCCATGTGGTTGGCATTTACCAAGCGATGCAGAATGGAAACAGCTTGAAAAGCATATTGGAATGACAGAAGAGCAAGTAAATGATATAGAATCACGAGGGATACAAGAGGGAGGCAAACTTAAAGAAACTGAAATAATTCATTGGGTAGAATCAAGTAAAGATGTAACTAATGAATTTGGTTTTACAGCTTTGCCTGGAGGTTACCGTGGTGATGATGGTAAATTTTATGGCAATGGAATTTATGGTGTTTGGTGGAGTGTTACGAAGATAGATGATTCTAATACATGGAGCCGTAGCATGTATTTTAACAGCGGCAAAATAATTAGAAATTACTTCTCTGACCAATGGGGATTTTCTGTTCGTTGTATAAAAGATAAAAACATTTGGACAAGAATACTCAGAAAAAGAAGTAATACTATAATATATCCGTAATTATTGAAGTATTTTTAAAGAAATGAATAAAAAAGTTTGTAGTAATCAAGCTTTTACTTTTTCATCAAAAACTCTATTTCATCAGCTTCAAAAGGAATATCAGCTGTTAAATCAATAGGTTTTTCATCTACAAGAATATTGTTTTCAATGCGAATGCCTATATTTTCTTCTTTTATATAAAGCCCGGGCTCGCAAGTGAGAATCATTCCTTTTTTGAGAACAGTTGGCTTGCTTCCAACATCATGAACATCTATACCCATGAAATGAGAAGCGCCGTGCATGTAGTATTTAAAATATAAAGGAGTTTCTGAAGGATTATTTTTTATATCAATTTTAGAGAACAAGCCAAGTTCAACCATTTTGTTTTCTAGCAAGGCAGCAACTTTTTTATTTATTTCTTCTATTGTTGTGCCGGGAACAAAAAATTTGCGACTTTCTTTTAAAACGTCAAGAACCGCATTATAACATTGCTTTTGTCGTGGAGAAAAATTTCCATTAGCTGGAAATGTTCTAGAACAATCAGATGTGTAATTTCCATAAACAGCTCCAAAATCAATTAAAACCAAATCTCCATTTTTTATTTTGCTGTCGTTTGTGATATAATGCAAAATGCAGGCGTTTACTCCACTTGCAACAATTGGACTAAAAGCATGTCCAGAAGCACCTCTTTTAATAAAATTATGAGTTATTTCCGCTTCTATTTCATATTCCATAATTCCAGCTTTAGTCATTTTTAACACAGCTAAAAAAGCTTCTTTCGTAATATCTATGGCTTTTTTGGTCATTTGAATTTCTTCTTTTGATTTGCAAAGCCTTAGTTCTGTGGTTAATGGAGTTAGTCTTTCGTATTTGTGCAGAGGATACTCGCTTTTAATTTTATTTATAAGCCGTTGATTAACATCTGTAAATTTTGATGAAAAGTTGGTGTATTCATTTAATCCAAGATAAATTGTTTCTGAATTTAAGGCAAGATTTCGTAAAACCATGTCAAAATCAGATGTCCATTTTATTGTTTTAATTCCAGATATTTCCGAAGCCTCTTCTTTGTTTAATCTTTTACCATTCCAAATAACCATTGTCGGATTTGTTTCTTGAATAAACAAGACTTCTCTCAGTTTTGAGTCCGGATGATGTGGGCACAAGCATAGCATAGCGTTTTCTTCATCAATTCCTGTCAGATAATAAAAATCTGAGTTTTGCCTAAAAGGATAAAATTGATCAGCACTTTGGGGAATTAATTCATTGCCAGCCAAAACAACTAAACTATTTTTTTGTAATTTTTTCTCTAATGATTTTCTATTTTTTATAAAAAAATCAGGCTTAAAAGGCTCGTATCGCATAATGTTTTTTGCTAAGGTAGTGTTTTTTGGAAAAACCCAGGAAACTTTTTTTGTAAAAAAGTTTTTTGCGTTTAAAAAAATTATTTACTTTTGCCGCATGGATGAAAAACAAATTTTGAAAGAAGTTCGAACACTGTTTGTAAAATATGGGATAAAGAGTGTTTCAATGGATGATATTGCCGGACATTTGGGCATTTCAAAAAAAACTCTTTATAATTTTTTTTCTGATAAAAGAGAGCTTGTTTATTCTGTAATAAAAAGTCACATGGAGGAGATAAAAACAAGTTTTTTTGATTCAAAGTTTGAAAATTATAATGCTATAGATGTTTTATTAGAAACCAGCAATATCATTATTGAAAAAATGGGAAATGTAAATCCTGCATTAAGTTATGATTTAAAGAAATATTATCCTGATGTTTTTAAACTTTTGATGGAATATAAAAATCATTATATTTTAACAAGCATTGAAAAAAATTTAAAACAAGGTATTGCTGAAAATTTATACCGCAAGGAAATAAATGTAAAAATCATAGCTTATTTTTATTTACATCGAATAGACCAATTGACTTCTATATGCGCTGAAGATGTTAAAATAGAGAACATTAACACAAAAGATGTTTTAAGAGAGATGTTTACCTATCATATTCGCGGAATAGCAAATGAAAACGGCATAAAATATTTTGAAAAAGAAACTTTAAAAAAATTTAAAACCAAAAATTAATATGACCTTACAATTTTTGAAAAGGAAGAAATATCTAATAATTTTTTCGACATTGTTTTTTTCTATATTGCAACAAAACATAGCTCAGGAAAGCATGCAACTTTCTCTTGAGCAGGCACAGACCTACGCTTTGCAGCATAATCGCACATTAAAAAACGCTTCGTTTGATATTAAAAAAGCGGAAGCAG
Above is a window of Bacteroidales bacterium DNA encoding:
- a CDS encoding 1-deoxy-D-xylulose-5-phosphate synthase, with translation MDENNYTYLSKINSPADLKKLNLNQLEILSEEVRGFLIKNMAQNPGHLGANLGVVEITIALHYIFNSPKDQIVWDVGHQSYIHKILTGRRDAFSSIRQKGGISGFPKISESEHDVFGTGHSSTSISAALGLAIGLQKEGKNDDNFIALIGDGSMTGGEAFEAMNNLGASKNNILVILNDNGIAIDENTGSFTNYLTRITTSHTYNRVKHRAWRIFKGTFIQKIANKTSTALKWTWLKKSNLFEAFNVRYFGPVDGHNLKKLISVLNDLKRINGPKLLHIITSKGKGYKPAEDDRVTFHAPGRYNPETGEIIEATNGCSHPKYQVVYGKTLAELAEQNENIFAISPAMISGSSLNFMQAKFPNRVFDVGIAEQHAVTFAAGLAKSGRTPFCTIYSSFLQRAYDQIIHDVALQKLPVIFGIDRGGLVGEDGATHHGVFDLSYLNSIPNFIISAPIDVVQLRNLMFTAQLKDRGPFSIRYPRGNAETENWKQPFKELKIGKAEKLVEGKDVAVLSIGQSGMDVIAVYDKISEAGISFSHYNMVFLKPIDEAALHDACKNHKAIITVEDGTIMGGLGSTVSDFMLKNKYYLPFVKLGVPDSFIEHASIAELKKDVGIDADGILKAIINIFEKTNKN
- a CDS encoding M24 family metallopeptidase, whose translation is MRYEPFKPDFFIKNRKSLEKKLQKNSLVVLAGNELIPQSADQFYPFRQNSDFYYLTGIDEENAMLCLCPHHPDSKLREVLFIQETNPTMVIWNGKRLNKEEASEISGIKTIKWTSDFDMVLRNLALNSETIYLGLNEYTNFSSKFTDVNQRLINKIKSEYPLHKYERLTPLTTELRLCKSKEEIQMTKKAIDITKEAFLAVLKMTKAGIMEYEIEAEITHNFIKRGASGHAFSPIVASGVNACILHYITNDSKIKNGDLVLIDFGAVYGNYTSDCSRTFPANGNFSPRQKQCYNAVLDVLKESRKFFVPGTTIEEINKKVAALLENKMVELGLFSKIDIKNNPSETPLYFKYYMHGASHFMGIDVHDVGSKPTVLKKGMILTCEPGLYIKEENIGIRIENNILVDEKPIDLTADIPFEADEIEFLMKK
- a CDS encoding TetR/AcrR family transcriptional regulator, with translation MKEVRTLFVKYGIKSVSMDDIAGHLGISKKTLYNFFSDKRELVYSVIKSHMEEIKTSFFDSKFENYNAIDVLLETSNIIIEKMGNVNPALSYDLKKYYPDVFKLLMEYKNHYILTSIEKNLKQGIAENLYRKEINVKIIAYFYLHRIDQLTSICAEDVKIENINTKDVLREMFTYHIRGIANENGIKYFEKETLKKFKTKN